The Phaseolus vulgaris cultivar G19833 chromosome 5, P. vulgaris v2.0, whole genome shotgun sequence genomic interval gtggttgatataatatttacaggaaatgataaagaagagattgctcgaatcaaacaagccttgaatcagacactcaagattaaagatcttgggaatttaagatactttcttggtctagaagtagcaagaagtgagacaggaataatggtaaatcaaaggaaatatgcattggaattaTTAACCGATGCAGGTCTTTTAGCCTGCAAACCTGCACCCACTCTTGTTGATAATCATGAGAAATTCTCTTCTACTGAAAGTGTTCCTTTCACAGATATTCAAGCCTacagaagattgattggaaggCTTATGTATCTCATTAATACccgacctgacataacattttaTGTGGAACAACTTTCTCAGTTTCTTGCTAAGCCTACAATTGCTCACTATAATGCAACAATTAGAATTATCAGATATATCAAAGGGGCTCCAAGTCTtggtctatttttctcttccactacTTCTGTTCATCTCAAAtccttttgtgatagtgattggggcacctgcagtgattcaagacaatcagtgactggttttagtgtgtatcttgggaattttctcatatcttggaaatcaaagaagcaaggaacaCTATCAAAGAGTTCTTATGAAGCTTAATACAGGGTAATGGCCAttgttacatgtgaaattcaatggctaacttatcttcttcaagatttcaaagttccttttgagcaaccatctcttttatactaTGACAATGACTCATCAAGATACATTGCAGCAAATCCAGTATTTCACGAGcgtacaaaacatatagaaatagattgtcacgtggtcagggaaaaattaaagaagggtctcataccaaagctttaagtcctcaatcttttaagaatatttgttccaagctAGGTCTCATCAATATTTACTCCCCAGCTTATGGCGGGGTATTAAAGGATACGAATAccagagttatagaaggatcctaatattaattgggagtcttttctaattgtcagttgtttctctttatagagaagaataattgggtgtcttttgtaattatcagttatttctctttatagaggtgaataacctttattttgtctttgtttgttatgattctagtatttaattattgattctttccctctttagttaaacctagaatgagtgtactacttgtatacattcagaccatttgttttgatttcaatAACAAGAAAAAAGAGATATCCATTCTCATATCATTTACCTTcattttactcttttgttcatctttgttctCTTTTATTCATCTTTGTTCTATTTCGTAATATAATGGATGTTAAAAACGAACAAATGATTTGAACTGAATTAGAAGACATGTCCATGAATTTAATTGGTGAAAATTAACTAAAACAAATTCAAGACATTAAAAATAAGTAGTAGAGAACACGTAAATAAGAATGAAACAAATAGAATAAGAAcattttgttgaaccaagtggtgttcaagctttgaagaatccaaaccctttgaaggatgttgaaggcttggttgtgcttgctgttgctgagatgtcttagataggatctggggtagattgtttatgtaatccactcttgattgaatccaaagcataggcattctcaatctttttaaaagaaaagtgtttttcaaactaagtgaaaaacaaccgattgttttgtcgaaacaaccgattgttttatacttaggtgttttgagaaaagattgaaaactgtttttcaaatggttgagctgttaaaaccaaaacaactgattgattcgaggaaacaaccgattttttgttttggtaccataacagaaaagtggtttttgtttttgactgagctttaaatgattctaactgtttacgctccagtctttaatgctttgaccaatctttaaaggcaattaatagtttgttaagatttgataacaaacaacaatctttgatataaaaaaacagtaaaacagttttgaagttttaacaaaaagaaaagattctgattttcaaagagttgagattgcttagagattgagattgatcaaagagtgtgagataggatttctgtttgtattgatttcagatttatttctgtaacaagtgtaatccttgtatctgttgaacaagtttcttctgtgtgcttgctgagaagtgttgttggccaagagaagtgtgtgtcttgaggggatcaaggtcactttcttggttgtgttgtaagtgatctaggttagattgcttagtggaattcctcagtgctttctgagaagactggatgtagctctgggtttagagtgaaccagtataaacatctgtgtgaaTTCTCTCTCccttatctctttaaattcagttttgatatttgtatactggtataaacaaccgattgtttctgcgaaacaaccaattgtttttctggtgctgtgtttttaactttgtgttttggcaaattggattccttatcaactgtttcttaagataatttcattcttgacttaaaagtttttcaaatccctttttaaaccattcaccccccctctagtttaaagccatccattctaacacaTTTATCTTGTTGTCAACCAAGACTccagataccaaatgatggcctTCTCCTTCTAGCTTTGTGTAGTTTCTTGAATTTGGATGGAATAAAATGGAAGAGTGGTTGAAGAAGCTTGAAGAAAATTAAGTAATACACTATGAGTTGAATTGGAATAATGGAAATGCCTAGTGAAAGGTTGGGTCAATTCACTAGGAAAGAGTCTAGAGGAGGTTATTTAGAAGACTATCCTAGAGAGAGAGTTTAAGCAAGTGTTTAGGCtgaaaattggcagcataacactATCATTCATAAGTTGATTTTAAAATAGTCTAGCACACTTATTTATAATTCTAGgattag includes:
- the LOC137833972 gene encoding uncharacterized mitochondrial protein AtMg00810-like — protein: MVNQRKYALELLTDAGLLACKPAPTLVDNHEKFSSTESVPFTDIQAYRRLIGRLMYLINTRPDITFYVEQLSQFLAKPTIAHYNATIRIIRYIKGAPSLGLFFSSTTSVHLKSFCDSDWGTCSDSRQSVTGFSVYLGNFLISWKSKKQGTLSKSSYEA